A region of the Rhodospirillales bacterium genome:
TCGAAGCCGATCCAGCCCAGGTCCGGCAGCAGGAACTCCGCCCAGGCGTGGCTGGTCCCGGCGGGCGTCTGCTCGCCCGCCTTCCCTTCGAGGTGCAGGTAGCCCGACACGTAGCGGCTCGGAATGCCCCACGATCGCGCGATCGCGATCATCACGTGGGTGTAGTCCTGGCAGACGCCGCGGCCGGTTTCCAGGATGTCCTCGATGGGCGAGTCGACTGACGTGCTGGCCGGCTCGTAGCGAAACGACCGGTACAGCACGGCAGCCATCTCCGTGAGGGACGAGAGCGGATCGCGCCCGCGGCGGATCGCCTTGGCGTCGGTGAACGTCGCGAGCGCCGGGCTTGGCCGCGCGAACCGGCTGGGTCCCATGAACTCCCAGTTGTCCACCGGGGAGGCGGACTCCCGGAGCGCCTCCCAGGCGTCCGCTTCCAGGTGCCCCGGCAGCGGCGCCGGGTCCACGGTCGTGACCTCCGAGCGTGAACAGACCAGGGTGTGGCGATGCGCCCGGTGGATGTTGAAGAGGTGGCAGCCGTTGCCGAAGGCGTCCGCGAAGGAGACCGGCGCGGCGGCCGGATCGATGTCGAGCTCGAAGGCGTGCAGCGCCTGGCCGTTGTCCTCGCGCGGGCGCAGGTGTAGCACCACCAGGCTCCCCTGGGCGGTCTCCCCGTAGCGGAAGTCGGAGACGTGCTCGACCGCGAAGCGCCGCTGCGTCCGCTCCGTCATGGCGCGTCCACGATCTCGTAGTGGAAGTAGGTGGCCGCGATGTCCTCGTGCAGCAGGAGGCACGAGTCGCGGACGTCCCGGAGCGCCGCCCGTGTGGCGTCGTCGTCAACGGGGTCACGGTTGGGCCAGTCGTAGTCGATGGCGGCGGCCATCCTGCCCGCGCGCCGGCCCGCCTCGATCGCCAGCGTCCGGCCGGTGGACACGGCATCGAGGGCCTCCGTGACCCGCGCCAGTGCATGGCGAACCGAGTGCGCGAGCAGGGGGTCCGCCACCAGGAAGTCGACCATGCGGCCGGGCCGATGGCTGTGGGAGTGCAGGTGACGGTAAGCGACGTGCGCCTCGCAGATCCTGAGCAGGGCGCGCCAGTCCGATTCGCTGTGCTGGGCGGCCGTGGGGTACTGGGCGAGGTGGGCGTCGATGAGACCGGCGAGGAGTTGCGTCCGCTCGACGAACCAGCCGAGCCACAGGAAGTGCCATCCGTCGTCGCGGTACATGCTGCTGACGGCGATGCCGGAGAAGGTACGGATGGCGTCCTCAGTGCGGAGGTAGAAGGCGTCAGGCTGGTCGTTCCAGATGGTCTCGATGCCGATGTCGCGGATGTCCAGGTACGCGAGGTTGAGACAGTCCCACATCCGGACACCGAGGATGTTGCGGACCTGCCGGGCATTCTCGCGCGCCGCCGCGAGGCAGTTGCGGATCGAATCGGGGTTGCCCGGCTCGAAGGTCAGGTCGTCGGCCATCGTGTAGGCATCGGCCAGCATGAAGTCCTCGCCCTCCTCGCCGGATGCCAGGAATCCGCCGAGGGGCGTCCGGTGCACGGCCCGGTAGAGGCGCCGCCAGCCTTGGTCGATCTCCTCGACCGGCCGGTCCTCCATGGTCGCGAGCTGGTCCGAAAGGAGACGGCAGCCGTGCCGCGCCCGCTCCAGGTAGCGGCCGATCCAGTAGAGGCCCTCGGCGTTGCGCGACAGCATGCCGTCAGGAGGACAGGACCCAGAGGTCCTTGCCGCCGCCACCCTGGCTCGAATTGACGACGAGCGAGCCCTCGACGAGGGCGACCCGGCAGAAGGCGCCCGGGACGAGACGTGTTTCGCTGCCGTGGAGGACGAAGGGGCGGAGGTCGACATGACGGGGCGCGGCACCGTTCGCCGCGAGGCAGGGCGAGACGGAGAGGTCGAGCACGGGTTGCGAGATGTAGTTGGCCGGGTCCTTGCGGATCTGCTCGGCGTAGGCCGCGCGTTCGGCCGGCGTCGCGTGGGGGCCGACCAGCATGCCGTAGCCGCCGGATTCGCCCACCATCTTCACGATGAGGGTCTCCAGGTTGTCCAGCGTGAACGCCAGTTCCTCCGGCTCGCGGCAGAGATGGGTCTCGACGTTGGCGAGCACCGGCTCCTCGCTCAGGTAGTAGCGGATCATGTCGGGGACATAGGCGTAGACGGCCTTGTCGTCGGCGACGCCCGTGCCCGGCGCGTTGGCGATCGTCACGTTGCCGAGCCGGTAGGCATAGAAGAGCCCGGGGGTGCCGAGCTGCGACTCGGCACGGAACGCCAGCGGATCGATGAAGTCGTCGTCGATGCGGCGATAGATCACGTCCACCCGCCGGAGCCCGGCGGTTGTCCGCATGTAGACGATCCCGTTGTGGACGAGCAGGTCGCTGCCCTGCACCAGCTCGACCCCCATTTCGCGCGCCAGGAACATGTGCTCGTAGAAGGCCGAGTTGTAGACGCCGGGGGTCAGCAGGACGATGCAGGGGTCGGAGACGCCGGGCGGCGCCAGTTCGGCCAAGGTCTGGCGGAGCAACTGGCCGTAATGCTCGATGCCGCGGACGTGGTGCCGCCTGAACAGGTTGCGGAGGCTCGTCTTCAGCGCCCGGCGGTTGGCCAGCATGTACGAGACCCCCGAGGGGACGCGCAGGTTGTCCTCCAGCACCATGAAGCCGTCGTTGGTTCGCACGATGTCCGTCCCGCAGAGCGCGACATGGACGCCGTGCGGCACGTCGAGGCCGCGCATCGCGACCCGGTATTGCGGGCAGCCGCGCACCAGATCGACCGGTATGACGCCGTCGGCGATGATCCGCCCCGGCCCGTAGACGTCGGCGAGGAAGAGGTTGAGCGCCTTCAGCCGCTGGCGGAGCCCGCGCTCCACGACGTCCCAGTCGGCCGCGTTGAGCAGCCTCGGCAGGAAGTCGATCGGGATGATCCGCTCCTGCGCACCCTCCTCCCCGTACACCGCGAAGGTGATTCCCTGGTGCAGGAAGGAGCGTTCGGCGAGCGCCTGCATGGCGGCAATCTCGTCGGGCTGCATCCGGTCGAGCGCCTCACAGAGTTCCAGGCAATGTGCGCGCGGCACGCCGGTGGCTGCGAACATCTCGTCGTAGTACGCCGGGCGGGTTTCGTAGTCGGCGAAGAGGCGCTTCGCCACGGAGGGGCCGCTGCCGTCGGCCATCGACTGTCTGCCGCCCGTTTCGCGATTCATGAGGCCACGCTCGTCGTCCGCCGGACCATCGCCCGATTGTGGTTTGGAATGGCGGGACATGGCAAGCCGCGGTCACCGGGGTCGAACCGGTGCCCTTGGCTAGGGCAAGACACACGTTCCGTCATTGCGGAGTGGAGTAATAGTGGCGGGTAGACTCAGGGATCTGCTTGACTCCCGATACGGACACAGTGTGCCACCCGTGCGGCGCAGGTCCGTCGCACTGCTCTTCTCTGACGCCGAACTGCACGTGCTCGCAACGATCGCGCGCTCACGCAAGACGGAACTGCCCACATGCTCGGACGAGGCGGTCGATCTGGTCGCACGCTCCGACGGAAGGCCTCGGCGCTCCCGCGGTCTACCCGGCGCACAGCTCATGTGGCGCGGCTCTACCCAGCTCGTGGCCATGACCTTCACCTTCGAGCTGCGCGACGAATACGAATGACCTTCGTGCCGATGGCCTCAATGCTGCAAGAGATTCCTGAGGTTCGATTAGGGGGCACGGCACGGCATCAACCCGCCGCCGACTATCGAACGAATCATCTGGTCGAAGGCGGATTTACTACCTCTCGAGCTGTGCCTCCCTTCAATATGTCAGTGAAAGAAGAGAACCTCAGATGATCGGGTATGCCTTGATCGCGCCGCTTCCGTACACGCCTCCCACGAATGGCGAAGGCGTTGCGGTGGCGAAGCGGGCAATACGGCGCCTGCCCTTCACGAGCAGCGCGGCGATGTCCGCTCCGGTCGCGTTCTTCGCTCGAATCACGATGATCTGCGCTGAATGGTTCCTGATGGCCTCGAGTTCCGCTATTCGATAACGGATGTTCTTGTCTTTCGTGATTGCCACCCAATGGTTGCGCCCGACGAGCGAGATCCAATCCTCGTCCGGCGCATCCGATGCAAGATGGTCGTCATGCACCTCGACTTTCATGCCTTCTGACCGAAGCCGGTCCGCAATGATGTGCCTTCCGAGGTTGCGATCGAGAAAGAGTGTCGGCTCAGGCAGCGGCTTGGAGTTCGCACCGAATCGCTTCTTCGATTTCTTCATTTCCACGCTCATAGTCGTACGCTAGGTCACTGATCGATTCACCTGCCTTGTAGCGCTCAGCGATGAGTTGGGTTGCGAGGCCGGTGCCGCTGATGACGGGACGGCCTGCGGAGAGCCTCGGGTCAATAACCACGATGGAGGGTGTGGCGGCGACGGAAGCCCGGGTAAACGGAAAGAGCTTGATCGGGATCCCATCGGGATCGCGATCAATGCGACGGAGCGCCGCGCTGACGATCTCTCGCATGGCCGTTTGTCCGGCTCGGCTGATATTGATCAGTTGTCCGTATTGCTCGATGAACAGGTCAAGCCCGTCCGTTTCCAATGCGCGACTGATCAGCGGATGGTTCCGGTCGATTGCATGTCTGGCGTTTGTTGCCAGGTACTCGATCGCCCGTCGAATGCTCGGCATCTTCACTTCGTGCTTGCGCCGAATCGCAGCGAGAACGTGAAGTTCTGTGAGATTGATGAAGGACAGTAACGCCGGCGTGCGCTCAGGAACCTTGATGAGTGGTGCGTAGTTGTGACGACCCACCGACCAGTAGCGGATCGTTGCCGCCGGGACGGTGAGGTAGTGAGCTGCCTCCGAGATCGTGTAGGCGGGGAGTTCCCGGGGATCGTTGGCCCGCGTCCGAAGTTTAACCGTCAGATTTCCTCCAGAATTCAAAAGACCATCTTTTGAGTCAAAAGATAGCGTACTGTATTGGCTGCCGACAGTCCATGTCAGTCAGCCCGCTCATGACTGCAGCCGGGAACGTTCGGAGCCCGGCTGTGGGCAGGCTTCCGTCCAACGCCTGATCAGTGGTGGCGCGGAACCTCTGCTTCCGCCGCGGCGTCCACCTCAAGGTCCACCGGCAATTCGACCGCCTCGTCCGCTTCGGCGTAGTCCGCAAACGTGCGGGTCAGGATCCACGCGTGCGCGTCCGTGAAGTCGGTGCGCGCACAGAGGACATGGTCACCGAACCGGGCGCTCGCCCTGAGATTCGGGACTCATATCGCGCATGCAAGACGATCATCTCGTCGCAGCCAGCAGTTCTCCCAAAAGTTCTGGC
Encoded here:
- a CDS encoding transglutaminase family protein, with translation MTERTQRRFAVEHVSDFRYGETAQGSLVVLHLRPREDNGQALHAFELDIDPAAAPVSFADAFGNGCHLFNIHRAHRHTLVCSRSEVTTVDPAPLPGHLEADAWEALRESASPVDNWEFMGPSRFARPSPALATFTDAKAIRRGRDPLSSLTEMAAVLYRSFRYEPASTSVDSPIEDILETGRGVCQDYTHVMIAIARSWGIPSRYVSGYLHLEGKAGEQTPAGTSHAWAEFLLPDLGWIGFDPTNDTLADHRHVRVAVGRDYADAAPTRGVVVGGGDSSLDVRVTVVEDGDPKPAHAPHREQSSLRDVTHAPLVQPAGANQ
- a CDS encoding alpha-E domain-containing protein, with translation MLSRNAEGLYWIGRYLERARHGCRLLSDQLATMEDRPVEEIDQGWRRLYRAVHRTPLGGFLASGEEGEDFMLADAYTMADDLTFEPGNPDSIRNCLAAARENARQVRNILGVRMWDCLNLAYLDIRDIGIETIWNDQPDAFYLRTEDAIRTFSGIAVSSMYRDDGWHFLWLGWFVERTQLLAGLIDAHLAQYPTAAQHSESDWRALLRICEAHVAYRHLHSHSHRPGRMVDFLVADPLLAHSVRHALARVTEALDAVSTGRTLAIEAGRRAGRMAAAIDYDWPNRDPVDDDATRAALRDVRDSCLLLHEDIAATYFHYEIVDAP
- a CDS encoding circularly permuted type 2 ATP-grasp protein — encoded protein: MADGSGPSVAKRLFADYETRPAYYDEMFAATGVPRAHCLELCEALDRMQPDEIAAMQALAERSFLHQGITFAVYGEEGAQERIIPIDFLPRLLNAADWDVVERGLRQRLKALNLFLADVYGPGRIIADGVIPVDLVRGCPQYRVAMRGLDVPHGVHVALCGTDIVRTNDGFMVLEDNLRVPSGVSYMLANRRALKTSLRNLFRRHHVRGIEHYGQLLRQTLAELAPPGVSDPCIVLLTPGVYNSAFYEHMFLAREMGVELVQGSDLLVHNGIVYMRTTAGLRRVDVIYRRIDDDFIDPLAFRAESQLGTPGLFYAYRLGNVTIANAPGTGVADDKAVYAYVPDMIRYYLSEEPVLANVETHLCREPEELAFTLDNLETLIVKMVGESGGYGMLVGPHATPAERAAYAEQIRKDPANYISQPVLDLSVSPCLAANGAAPRHVDLRPFVLHGSETRLVPGAFCRVALVEGSLVVNSSQGGGGKDLWVLSS
- a CDS encoding DUF433 domain-containing protein: MNSGGNLTVKLRTRANDPRELPAYTISEAAHYLTVPAATIRYWSVGRHNYAPLIKVPERTPALLSFINLTELHVLAAIRRKHEVKMPSIRRAIEYLATNARHAIDRNHPLISRALETDGLDLFIEQYGQLINISRAGQTAMREIVSAALRRIDRDPDGIPIKLFPFTRASVAATPSIVVIDPRLSAGRPVISGTGLATQLIAERYKAGESISDLAYDYERGNEEIEEAIRCELQAAA